The Natator depressus isolate rNatDep1 chromosome 11, rNatDep2.hap1, whole genome shotgun sequence genome includes a window with the following:
- the NEUROD1 gene encoding neurogenic differentiation factor 1, with protein MTKSYSESGLMGEPQPQGPPSWTDECLSSQDEEHEVDKKEEDLEAMQAETEEDSLRNGEEEDEDDDLEEEEEEEEEEEDDDQKPKRRGPKKKKMTKARMERFKLRRMKANARERNRMHGLNAALDNLRKVVPCYSKTQKLSKIETLRLAKNYIWALSEILRSGKSPDLVSFVQTLCKGLSQPTTNLVAGCLQLNPRTFLPEQNQDMPPHMQPASASFPVHPYAYQSPGLPSPPYGTMDSSHIFHVKPPHSFGATLEPFFESTLTDCTSPSFDGPLSPPLSINGNFSFKHEPSNEFDKNYAFTMHYPAATLAGASGHGSIFSGSASRCEIPMDNIMPYESHSHHERVMSAQLNAIFHD; from the coding sequence ATGACCAAATCCTACAGCGAGAGCGGGCTGATgggggagccccagccccagggtccCCCGAGCTGGACCGATGAGTGCCTCAGCTCTCAGGACGAGGAACACGAGGTGGACAAGAAGGAGGAGGATCTCGAAGCCATGCAAGCCGAGACCGAAGAGGACTCGCTGAGAAATGGCGAAGAGGAGGATGAAGACGACGACttagaggaagaggaggaagaagaggaagaggaagaagacgATGATCAAAAGCCCAAAAGACGGGGTcccaagaagaagaagatgacTAAGGCGCGCATGGAGAGGTTCAAGCTGAGGCGCATGAAGGCTAATGCCCGGGAGCGGAACCGCATGCACGGGCTGAACGCGGCTCTGGACAACCTGCGCAAGGTGGTGCCCTGTTACTCCAAGACGCAGAAGCTCTCCAAGATCGAGACCCTGCGCTTGGCCAAGAACTATATCTGGGCGCTCTCCGAGATCCTGCGCTCCGGCAAGAGCCCGGACCTCGTTTCATTTGTACAGACCCTGTGCAAGGGCTTGTCCCAACCCACTACCAACTTAGTAGCCGGCTGCCTCCAGCTCAACCCCAGGACTTTCCTTCCCGAGCAGAACCAAGACATGCCGCCCCACATGCAGCCGGCCAGTGCTTCCTTCCCAGTGCACCCTTACGCCTACCAGTCCCCGGGTCTTCCCAGTCCGCCCTATGGCACCATGGACAGCTCCCATATCTTCCACGTGAAGCCTCCGCACTCGTTTGGGGCTACTCTGGAGCCATTTTTTGAAAGCACCCTCACTGATTGCACCAGCCCTTCCTTTGACGGACCCCTCAGCCCGCCCCTCAGTATCAATGGGAACTTCTCTTTCAAACATGAACCTTCCAACGAGTTCGATAAAAATTATGCCTTTACCATGCACTATCCCGCAGCTACTCTGGCAGGAGCCTCAGGCCACGGATCAATCTTCTCTGGCTCTGCCTCTCGCTGTGAGATCCCCATGGACAACATTATGCCCTATGAGAGCCATTCCCATCACGAACGAGTCATGAGTGCCCAGCTCAATGCCATCTTTCACGATTAA